In a single window of the Lepidochelys kempii isolate rLepKem1 chromosome 21, rLepKem1.hap2, whole genome shotgun sequence genome:
- the ILRUN gene encoding protein ILRUN isoform X1 — translation MKDRGHNRDPKQCRVKFKELRQAYQKTREVNGRSGSEPQTCRFYDELLAILGGSTTTTPAVLFDSFNGDGGNTEASFGDEEDDDEVVDSSQQASGETGFPDSQELFLTLDLEPVPPEPTQGCFLNTAGREGTSAACVSVITGSSPSQRLVKIRKKKKKRTRDEMLSELMLSSRTDRAQTNAWRQIMSECRKAQYDRKERWRAEESKWRAEDRAEAQMWRQRDERRQDSMLRLLEDQTSMLQCMVELQQRQLEHRLPLQPLCNQPPSSPSSIASTPRCPRTRWGGLRPTSHSTTEDCPKKRRLAFNKF, via the exons atgaaggacagaggccataacagggacccgaagcagtgccgcgtgaaatttaaggagctgaggcaagcctaccagaaaaccagagaggtgaacggccgctccgggtcagagccccaaacatgccgcttctatgatgagctgcttgccattttagggggttcaaccaccactaccccagccgtgttgtttgactccttcaacggagatggaggcaatacggaagcaagttttggggacgaagaagatgatgatgaggttgtagatagctcacagcaagcaagcggagaaaccggttttcccgacagccaggaactgtttctcaccctggacctggagccagtaccccctgaacccacccaaggctgcttcctgaacacggcaggcagagaagggacctctg ctgcatgtgtttcagtgattacaggatcttctccctcccagaggctagtgaagattagaaagaagaaaaaaaaacgcactcgagatgaaatgctctccgagctcatgctgtcctcccgcactgacagagcacagacgaatgcgtggaggcaaataatgtcagagtgcaggaaagcacaatatgaccggaaggagaggtggcgggctgaagagagtaagtggcgggctgaagacagggctgaagctcaaatgtggcggcagcgtgatgagaggaggcaggattcaatgctgaggctgttggaggatcaaaccagtatgctccagtgtatggttgagctgcagcaaaggcagctggagcacagactgccactacagcccctgtgtaaccaaccgccatcctccccaagttccatagcctccacacccagatgcccaagaacgcggtgggggggcctccggccaaccagccactccaccacagaggattgcccaaaaaaaagaaggctggcattcaataaattttaa